In a single window of the Methylophaga frappieri genome:
- the murD gene encoding UDP-N-acetylmuramoyl-L-alanine--D-glutamate ligase, whose translation MTTNAILPKNCVIVGLGQTGLACARFMLEQGVDVAMMDTREQPPELVTIQQNHPEVLIHTGGLSADWLLQAGQIVLSPGIDPRLPEIQTARAAGVEIVGDIELFARYAKAPVIAITGSNGKSTVTTLVTLMAQLSGRQVLAGGNLGTPALELLSQPVPDFYILELSSFQLETVRSLNAFAAAVLNISADHLDRYDSLNEYIAAKARIFQGDGVMVVNRDDPVVMALADNQRQIVGFSLKPCDGPDFGLRSVDDSWWICQGDYELLSVNELKIAGQHNLSNALAALALGNVMGLSTSAMLSALREFKGLPHRCRLVRERRGVKWYNDSKATNVGATLAAIEGLSANGKQVVILGGVGKGQQFDALTPVLERHAHAVVLIGDAAELIAEVVPGSVIREVANSLKAAVNKAALIAESGMQVLLSPACASFDMFSSYVDRGQQFEHAVRELQP comes from the coding sequence ATGACGACGAACGCGATCCTGCCAAAAAACTGTGTGATTGTCGGTTTGGGACAAACCGGCTTGGCTTGTGCACGATTTATGCTTGAGCAGGGCGTTGATGTAGCGATGATGGATACGCGGGAACAGCCACCTGAACTGGTGACAATCCAGCAGAACCATCCCGAAGTTCTCATTCATACGGGTGGTTTGTCTGCTGATTGGCTGCTACAGGCCGGTCAAATCGTCTTGAGTCCGGGGATTGACCCCCGTTTACCGGAAATCCAGACAGCGCGGGCTGCCGGCGTTGAAATTGTTGGTGATATTGAATTATTTGCCCGATATGCCAAGGCGCCGGTGATCGCGATAACCGGCTCCAATGGAAAAAGTACGGTAACGACCCTGGTCACGCTGATGGCACAGCTGTCCGGACGGCAAGTTCTGGCGGGCGGCAATCTGGGGACGCCAGCATTGGAATTATTGAGTCAGCCGGTACCGGATTTCTACATTCTTGAATTGTCCAGTTTTCAGCTTGAAACTGTTCGCAGTCTCAACGCGTTTGCTGCTGCCGTACTCAACATCAGTGCAGATCATTTAGACCGGTACGATAGTCTTAATGAATATATTGCGGCCAAAGCACGTATTTTCCAAGGTGACGGTGTCATGGTTGTCAATCGTGATGATCCGGTCGTCATGGCCTTGGCTGACAATCAGCGGCAGATTGTCGGTTTTAGTCTCAAACCGTGTGATGGTCCAGACTTTGGATTACGTAGCGTCGACGACAGCTGGTGGATTTGTCAGGGTGATTATGAACTGCTGTCCGTCAATGAACTTAAGATTGCAGGCCAACATAACCTGTCTAATGCTCTGGCTGCGCTGGCACTAGGCAATGTGATGGGATTGTCGACCAGCGCCATGTTATCGGCTTTGCGAGAGTTTAAAGGCTTGCCGCACCGGTGTCGGTTGGTGAGAGAACGCCGTGGCGTCAAATGGTATAACGACTCGAAAGCAACCAACGTCGGCGCGACGCTGGCAGCGATTGAAGGATTGTCAGCAAACGGTAAGCAGGTCGTGATTTTGGGTGGTGTTGGTAAGGGTCAGCAATTTGATGCCTTGACGCCGGTACTGGAACGTCATGCGCATGCGGTGGTATTGATTGGTGACGCAGCTGAGTTGATTGCTGAGGTGGTACCTGGTTCAGTCATTCGTGAGGTCGCCAATTCTCTTAAAGCGGCCGTTAACAAGGCAGCTTTGATTGCCGAATCTGGTATGCAGGTTTTACTCTCACCAGCATGTGCCAGCTTTGATATGTTCAGCAGTTATGTTGATCGCGGACAGCAATTCGAACACGCTGTCAGGGAGTTGCAGCCATGA
- the mraY gene encoding phospho-N-acetylmuramoyl-pentapeptide-transferase, whose translation MLLFLSEYLSQFYSGFHVFQYLTLRAILGVMTALGIALLVGPVMIRHLSFRQIGQVVRQDGPESHFTKKGTPTMGGSLILVAIAISTLLWADLGNRYVWVVLLVTLLFGVIGFVDDYIKLVRQDAKGLISRYKYFWQSVVGGGAAAFLYFSATVPAETTLIVPFFKEILIPLGGWYLLLTYLVIVGSSNAVNLTDGLDGLAIMPTVMVGAALGLFAYVSGHAEFSRYLQIPFVPGSGELTIFCAAMVGAGLGFLWFNTYPAQVFMGDVGALALGAALGVVAVIVRQELVLLIMGGVFVVETLSVMIQVASYKLRGKRVFLMAPIHHHYELKGWPEPRIIVRFWIITVFLVLIGLATLKIR comes from the coding sequence ATGTTATTGTTTCTAAGTGAATATCTGAGCCAGTTTTACAGTGGCTTCCATGTTTTTCAGTATCTGACTTTGCGTGCCATTCTTGGCGTGATGACTGCGTTAGGCATCGCCTTGCTGGTCGGCCCAGTAATGATTCGGCATTTGAGCTTTCGGCAGATTGGTCAGGTGGTACGTCAAGACGGACCGGAAAGTCATTTCACCAAAAAAGGCACCCCAACAATGGGGGGATCGCTGATTCTGGTTGCCATTGCTATTAGCACCTTGCTATGGGCAGATTTGGGTAATCGCTATGTGTGGGTGGTGTTACTGGTGACGCTACTATTCGGTGTCATCGGCTTTGTGGATGATTACATTAAATTAGTCCGTCAGGATGCCAAGGGGTTGATTAGCCGATATAAATATTTCTGGCAGTCAGTTGTTGGTGGCGGTGCGGCTGCATTTTTGTACTTTTCTGCCACGGTCCCCGCTGAAACCACATTAATCGTCCCGTTTTTTAAAGAAATTCTGATCCCCCTTGGCGGTTGGTATCTGCTGCTGACGTACTTGGTTATTGTCGGGAGTAGCAATGCGGTCAATCTGACGGATGGGCTCGATGGGCTGGCGATTATGCCTACGGTCATGGTTGGGGCTGCATTGGGTTTATTTGCTTATGTTTCTGGTCATGCGGAGTTTTCACGGTATCTGCAAATTCCATTCGTGCCGGGGAGTGGTGAATTAACGATTTTTTGTGCTGCGATGGTGGGTGCTGGCTTAGGTTTTCTCTGGTTTAACACTTATCCAGCGCAGGTTTTCATGGGGGATGTTGGCGCCTTAGCACTGGGCGCAGCGCTGGGCGTTGTTGCCGTCATTGTTCGGCAGGAATTGGTTTTACTGATCATGGGTGGGGTATTCGTGGTGGAGACCTTGTCCGTCATGATTCAGGTTGCCTCATACAAACTGCGAGGCAAGCGGGTGTTTTTAATGGCCCCGATTCATCATCACTACGAACTTAAGGGATGGCCTGAGCCGCGCATTATCGTGCGCTTTTGGATCATTACCGTTTTCCTCGTGTTAATCGGTCTGGCGACGTTGAAAATAAGATGA
- a CDS encoding UDP-N-acetylmuramoyl-tripeptide--D-alanyl-D-alanine ligase: MSLPMTLQQLATQLNGAIQVADINVTGTAIDSRKVKKGDLFIALAGEQVDGHDYLASAREAGAVAALVSRQVEDPLPQLCVADVRLAYQQLAKIWRQQSQATIIGVTGSNGKTTVKEMIHAILSQRHHVIATQGNFNNDLGVPLTLTRLKAEHQYAVVEMGINHPGEMTLLAEIAQPDIAVINNIAAAHLEGFGTLEGIAKAKGEIFVGLSKSGTAVINAGMPYQTIWKSQIGTRDQITFGLHDEAEITALDCQSTPAGSHFMVRLDDVCHFVSLPLPGPHNICNALAAIAVCQTLDVAAEDMLKGLASMKPVPHRLQIRTAATQAILIDDTYNANPGSFTEALQTLKHFSGARWLVLGDFAELGEGSEQIHQQMGEDARLAGIEKLFTVGSQSVLAAKQFGKGSQHFENIEALQEALQRQLAAGVTCLIKGSRFMQLDKLADLLVSGGGR, from the coding sequence ATGAGTTTGCCGATGACATTGCAGCAACTGGCAACTCAGTTGAATGGTGCTATTCAGGTGGCAGACATCAACGTCACTGGCACAGCCATAGACAGCCGGAAAGTCAAAAAAGGGGATTTATTTATTGCCCTTGCCGGTGAACAGGTAGATGGGCATGACTATCTTGCCTCGGCTCGTGAGGCTGGAGCAGTTGCAGCGCTGGTGAGCCGGCAGGTTGAGGATCCCTTACCGCAACTTTGTGTAGCAGATGTGCGGTTGGCTTATCAGCAATTAGCCAAAATTTGGCGCCAACAGAGTCAAGCGACCATTATCGGTGTGACCGGCAGCAATGGTAAAACCACCGTCAAAGAAATGATTCATGCCATATTGTCGCAACGGCATCATGTGATTGCCACTCAAGGCAATTTTAACAATGACCTTGGTGTGCCACTTACGCTTACGCGGCTTAAAGCAGAACATCAATATGCTGTGGTCGAAATGGGCATAAATCACCCGGGCGAAATGACGTTGCTGGCCGAGATAGCGCAACCTGATATAGCGGTTATCAATAATATTGCCGCAGCGCATCTGGAGGGCTTTGGCACGCTGGAAGGCATAGCCAAAGCAAAAGGGGAAATATTTGTCGGCCTGTCAAAATCAGGCACGGCCGTTATCAATGCAGGTATGCCCTATCAGACTATCTGGAAATCGCAGATCGGAACACGTGATCAGATCACTTTTGGTCTGCATGACGAGGCCGAAATTACTGCGCTGGATTGTCAGTCTACCCCTGCAGGCAGCCATTTTATGGTGCGCTTAGATGATGTCTGTCACTTTGTCAGTTTGCCGTTACCCGGGCCACATAATATTTGCAACGCACTCGCAGCGATTGCGGTCTGTCAGACACTGGATGTCGCGGCTGAAGACATGCTCAAAGGTCTGGCCAGCATGAAGCCAGTGCCGCATCGTCTGCAAATCAGAACTGCAGCAACACAAGCAATTTTGATTGACGATACCTATAACGCCAACCCGGGCTCTTTTACCGAAGCATTACAGACGTTGAAGCATTTTTCGGGTGCGCGCTGGTTGGTGCTGGGTGATTTTGCTGAGTTAGGCGAAGGCAGCGAGCAAATCCACCAGCAGATGGGTGAAGACGCCCGTCTGGCAGGGATTGAAAAATTGTTTACGGTGGGGTCGCAAAGTGTGCTTGCCGCGAAACAGTTCGGTAAAGGCAGCCAACATTTTGAAAATATCGAGGCTCTTCAGGAAGCGCTTCAGCGGCAACTTGCTGCTGGGGTGACGTGTTTGATTAAAGGCTCACGATTTATGCAACTCGACAAACTGGCCGACTTGCTGGTCAGTGGAGGAGGACGCTGA
- a CDS encoding UDP-N-acetylmuramoyl-L-alanyl-D-glutamate--2,6-diaminopimelate ligase — translation MMVLNQLIQDLTSPLSVDVMVTGLSMDSRTVTAGDLFIATAKDMPQRQLHITQAENAGAVAIVVETEQSAITSSLPVVMINDLDQHISLLADRFYHQPSQAMTVMAVTGTNGKTSVSQFVAQMLEISGEPCGVIGTLGVGRYGQLTESGMTTPSPVEVQHQLADMRDAGIKFVVIEASSHALEQGRLNAVNIDIAAFTNLSRDHLDYHGDMQRYGAAKMKLFDLSGVRSAVLNIDDDFVSESATNLAAKGINTCLVGQHPSAFVSAQNIGMTMTGMQFDFMMKASKKTVSVSLLGEFNIDNILVTAGILSQLGWSAEQIANHLPDLKAVPGRMQLVQQPAFPTVVVDFAHTPSALALALIAMRKHVATTSALWCVFGCGGNRDRGKRALMGAAAEQSADHLVITDDNPRDEASEYIHNEILGGLSHPERAMVKTERRDAIFYAIQTAQHEDMVLIAGKGHENYQEKQGVRTPFSDVEVALDALRQREHNSGVSV, via the coding sequence ATGATGGTATTAAATCAACTGATTCAAGATCTGACGTCGCCGCTCTCGGTAGACGTGATGGTGACTGGGCTTAGCATGGATAGTCGGACAGTGACAGCGGGCGACTTGTTTATCGCTACGGCTAAAGATATGCCCCAACGTCAATTACATATCACTCAAGCAGAAAACGCAGGTGCTGTCGCAATCGTGGTTGAGACGGAGCAATCTGCCATTACGTCATCATTACCGGTTGTCATGATTAACGATTTGGATCAACACATTAGCCTGTTGGCTGACAGGTTTTACCACCAGCCCAGTCAGGCCATGACGGTGATGGCAGTAACGGGTACCAATGGCAAAACCTCTGTGAGTCAATTCGTCGCCCAGATGTTGGAGATATCAGGCGAGCCTTGTGGGGTAATTGGGACGTTGGGAGTGGGCCGTTATGGTCAGTTGACGGAATCAGGCATGACCACCCCCAGTCCAGTTGAAGTCCAGCATCAGCTTGCTGATATGCGCGATGCTGGTATTAAGTTTGTCGTGATTGAAGCCTCATCTCATGCCCTTGAACAAGGGCGGTTGAATGCCGTGAACATCGATATCGCTGCATTCACCAACTTGAGCCGCGATCATCTTGATTACCATGGTGATATGCAGCGCTATGGCGCGGCAAAAATGAAATTATTTGATTTGTCAGGTGTTCGATCCGCAGTACTCAATATAGATGATGATTTTGTGTCTGAATCCGCAACTAACCTAGCGGCTAAAGGCATCAATACTTGTCTGGTCGGTCAGCATCCTTCCGCCTTTGTATCGGCACAAAATATTGGCATGACCATGACTGGTATGCAGTTTGATTTCATGATGAAGGCAAGCAAAAAAACCGTTTCAGTTAGCTTGCTGGGTGAATTTAATATCGACAACATATTGGTAACAGCCGGCATCCTCTCACAATTGGGCTGGTCAGCTGAACAGATTGCGAATCACTTACCTGATTTGAAAGCCGTTCCGGGCAGAATGCAACTCGTGCAACAACCCGCTTTCCCAACCGTTGTTGTCGATTTTGCCCATACACCATCAGCATTGGCGCTTGCCTTAATCGCCATGCGCAAGCATGTCGCAACGACATCGGCCTTGTGGTGTGTGTTTGGATGTGGAGGCAATCGGGATCGCGGCAAACGTGCCTTGATGGGGGCGGCTGCAGAGCAATCGGCAGACCACTTGGTCATCACTGATGATAATCCCAGAGATGAAGCCAGCGAATACATTCACAACGAGATTCTCGGTGGTTTAAGCCATCCAGAGCGCGCAATGGTGAAAACAGAACGGCGCGATGCGATTTTTTATGCCATTCAAACAGCACAACATGAAGACATGGTGTTGATTGCTGGCAAAGGTCATGAGAATTATCAAGAAAAACAAGGTGTACGCACACCATTCAGTGATGTCGAAGTTGCCTTAGATGCACTTCGACAACGTGAACACAACAGTGGGGTTTCAGTATGA
- a CDS encoding peptidoglycan D,D-transpeptidase FtsI family protein, whose translation MSRHSAKATHGWRLNIVRAGFVLVVAGLLWRLVDIQILNNEFLRNQGDARHLRNVPVVAHRGMILDRHGEPLAISTPVHSVWLNPQVTRADSPNLDKVANLLNVSLSGLQEKIANYGKREFVYIKRRITPALAAQVKQLKVPGVALQREYKRYYPTAEVSAHMLGFTNIDDVGQEGLELIYEPTLTGVPGLKRMIRDSRGNYVGGGEQIRAAKAGENLQISMDLRLQYLTYNALKSAVKAHQAVGGTAVIVDVKTGEVLAMANQPAFNPNNRTGLRSSDFRNRAVTDLFEPGSTVKPFTVLSGLKSGLFDEQTIINTHPGVFRVSGHSIRDFRDYGEIDLARLIQVSSNIASSKIALELDPNDLWQDFAAFGLGSPTGGYFPGEAEGHLPDPRDWRKLDRATLAYGYGLATNALQLARAYAVIGNGGVLRDITFLKQDKPMPGRRVFASDLIGKVRKMMELTVQPGGTATRAAVVNYRVAGKTGTVKKTSATGGYTESEYQSVFAGLIPASEPRLAMVVMVDSPGGDEYYGGAVAAPVFAEVMTGAMRLLNIAPDALPADHLQMAGQS comes from the coding sequence ATGAGTCGCCATTCTGCAAAAGCAACACATGGCTGGCGATTAAATATCGTGCGTGCCGGCTTCGTGCTGGTGGTTGCTGGTTTGTTGTGGCGTTTGGTTGATATTCAGATTCTCAATAACGAGTTTTTACGTAATCAAGGCGATGCTCGTCATTTGCGAAATGTGCCAGTTGTTGCGCACCGGGGCATGATTTTGGATCGCCATGGCGAGCCTTTGGCAATTAGTACGCCGGTGCACTCTGTCTGGCTTAATCCACAGGTAACCCGGGCGGACAGTCCGAATCTGGATAAAGTGGCTAATCTGTTAAATGTCAGTTTGAGTGGTTTACAAGAGAAGATTGCCAATTATGGCAAACGCGAGTTTGTCTATATCAAGCGTCGCATTACGCCGGCTTTGGCTGCACAAGTAAAACAGCTCAAAGTCCCTGGTGTTGCCTTGCAGCGAGAATACAAACGCTATTACCCAACCGCTGAAGTCAGTGCGCATATGCTGGGCTTTACTAATATTGATGATGTTGGACAGGAAGGCCTGGAATTAATTTATGAGCCAACGTTGACCGGCGTGCCTGGGCTGAAGCGAATGATTCGCGACAGTCGAGGCAATTATGTCGGTGGCGGGGAACAAATTCGGGCAGCTAAAGCGGGTGAAAATCTGCAAATCAGTATGGATTTACGTCTGCAGTATTTGACCTACAATGCCTTGAAATCTGCTGTGAAGGCGCATCAGGCGGTGGGCGGTACAGCGGTCATAGTCGATGTGAAAACAGGTGAAGTACTGGCGATGGCAAATCAGCCGGCATTTAACCCGAATAATCGGACTGGGTTACGGAGCTCTGATTTTAGAAACCGGGCGGTGACCGATTTGTTTGAGCCGGGTTCAACGGTAAAACCTTTTACGGTATTAAGTGGCTTGAAATCGGGACTCTTTGACGAGCAAACCATTATCAATACGCATCCTGGCGTGTTTCGCGTTTCAGGTCATTCCATCCGTGATTTTCGAGATTATGGTGAAATCGATCTAGCGCGTCTTATTCAGGTTTCCAGCAATATCGCCTCCAGCAAAATTGCATTGGAATTAGATCCGAATGATCTGTGGCAGGATTTTGCCGCCTTTGGCCTTGGCTCCCCCACCGGCGGTTATTTCCCTGGGGAGGCGGAAGGTCATTTACCGGATCCGCGAGATTGGCGAAAACTGGATCGGGCCACACTGGCTTATGGCTATGGACTGGCAACCAATGCCCTGCAATTAGCGCGTGCTTATGCTGTCATCGGCAATGGCGGCGTTCTGCGCGATATCACTTTTTTAAAACAAGACAAACCGATGCCTGGCAGACGAGTCTTTGCCAGTGATTTGATTGGCAAAGTACGCAAAATGATGGAATTAACGGTGCAACCGGGCGGAACCGCGACCCGCGCTGCAGTCGTGAATTACCGTGTTGCTGGTAAAACCGGCACAGTGAAAAAGACGAGTGCCACGGGTGGCTACACCGAATCAGAATACCAATCTGTTTTTGCAGGCCTGATTCCCGCAAGTGAGCCACGTCTGGCCATGGTTGTTATGGTGGACTCACCCGGCGGCGATGAATATTACGGTGGCGCTGTTGCTGCGCCGGTATTTGCCGAAGTGATGACCGGGGCCATGCGATTATTGAATATTGCGCCAGACGCGTTACCGGCAGACCACTTACAAATGGCCGGTCAGTCATGA
- the ftsL gene encoding cell division protein FtsL, producing the protein MMLSTLLSNMRSDLPLLIMMLLVLASAVAVVVTKHTGRSTFVLMQQLENERDALNEEWGRLLLEQSTWGSPGRVEQQARQQLDMYVPTAAETVMVTP; encoded by the coding sequence ATGATGTTGTCAACGTTGCTTTCGAATATGCGCAGCGATTTGCCGTTGCTGATCATGATGTTATTGGTGCTGGCGTCAGCGGTTGCCGTAGTAGTAACCAAGCATACTGGCCGCAGTACGTTTGTACTCATGCAACAACTTGAAAATGAGCGAGATGCGCTAAATGAAGAGTGGGGACGTTTACTGCTCGAACAAAGCACGTGGGGCAGTCCGGGACGAGTAGAACAGCAGGCCAGACAGCAGTTGGATATGTATGTACCAACTGCTGCTGAGACAGTGATGGTGACGCCATGA
- the rsmH gene encoding 16S rRNA (cytosine(1402)-N(4))-methyltransferase RsmH — protein MTNSHSKHASVLLNEAVTALAIQPDGLYVDATFGRGGHSRKILDQLDASGRLLGLDRDPQAISVGQVLAAEDPRFSIAHCAFSELEQVVFGRLWQQRVNGILLDIGVSSPQLDQPERGFSFLHDGPLDMRMDTSQGISAAQWLAEAEESEIASVIKELGEERFGKRIARAICEQRLEQPLTTTRQLAELVDKASPVKDKFKHPATRTFQAIRIFINDELGELTQVLAQALDVLAVGGRLVVISFHSLEDRIVKRYFRDQAKGDDLPAHFPVRAAELNPRLKIIGKAIRAEEAELADNPRARSAVMRVAEKLA, from the coding sequence ATGACCAACAGCCACTCAAAACATGCATCGGTCTTACTTAACGAGGCCGTAACCGCACTGGCTATTCAGCCTGACGGTCTCTATGTCGATGCCACCTTTGGCCGCGGTGGTCATAGCCGTAAAATTTTAGATCAACTAGATGCTTCAGGCCGTTTGTTAGGGCTTGACCGGGATCCACAGGCTATTTCAGTGGGGCAAGTTCTGGCGGCCGAAGATCCCCGCTTCTCAATTGCGCACTGCGCCTTTTCAGAACTGGAACAAGTTGTTTTTGGTCGGCTCTGGCAACAACGCGTAAACGGTATTTTGCTGGATATTGGCGTGTCATCACCGCAATTGGATCAACCAGAACGCGGCTTCAGTTTTTTACACGACGGGCCCTTAGATATGCGTATGGATACCAGTCAAGGGATAAGCGCTGCACAATGGTTGGCAGAAGCTGAAGAAAGTGAGATCGCAAGCGTCATCAAAGAATTGGGTGAAGAGCGGTTCGGTAAACGGATTGCCAGAGCAATTTGTGAGCAACGCCTTGAGCAACCGTTAACGACGACACGCCAATTAGCAGAGTTGGTCGACAAGGCAAGTCCCGTGAAGGATAAATTTAAACATCCTGCGACACGAACCTTCCAAGCGATCCGTATTTTTATCAATGATGAATTAGGTGAATTAACGCAGGTGCTGGCACAAGCACTTGATGTGTTGGCTGTTGGCGGTCGGTTAGTGGTGATTAGTTTCCATTCGTTGGAAGACCGGATTGTTAAACGCTATTTTCGAGATCAAGCCAAGGGCGATGACCTGCCCGCCCATTTCCCAGTGCGCGCTGCAGAGCTGAATCCGCGATTGAAAATTATCGGTAAAGCCATTCGTGCCGAGGAAGCCGAGTTAGCGGACAATCCGCGAGCTCGCAGCGCGGTGATGCGGGTTGCGGAGAAGTTGGCATGA
- the mraZ gene encoding division/cell wall cluster transcriptional repressor MraZ, with protein sequence MFRGVATFNLDAKGRMAIPAKFRKHLDVCCEGRLVITIDHSDHCLQLYPLPEWESVEKKLTALPSLNPQVRRLKRMLLGYATECEMDGNGRILLPAKLREFAGLDKNMVMIGQGNKFELWDEQTWNTLMDDCLQEDFDEILPAELESLSI encoded by the coding sequence GTGTTTCGAGGCGTTGCAACATTTAATCTGGATGCAAAAGGGCGGATGGCAATACCAGCCAAGTTCCGTAAGCATCTTGATGTCTGTTGTGAGGGCCGGCTGGTGATCACCATTGATCATTCTGATCATTGTCTGCAGTTATATCCCTTGCCTGAGTGGGAGTCAGTGGAAAAAAAACTGACTGCATTGCCAAGTCTCAATCCACAAGTTCGCCGTTTAAAACGTATGTTGCTGGGTTATGCCACCGAATGTGAAATGGATGGTAATGGTCGGATTTTGCTGCCGGCCAAGTTGCGCGAATTTGCAGGGCTGGACAAAAACATGGTGATGATAGGCCAAGGGAATAAATTTGAGCTCTGGGATGAACAAACCTGGAATACGCTCATGGATGACTGTCTGCAAGAAGACTTTGATGAGATTTTACCGGCTGAGCTGGAAAGCCTGTCAATTTAG
- the rsmI gene encoding 16S rRNA (cytidine(1402)-2'-O)-methyltransferase, with translation MTDPTPGILYIVATPIGNLADISFRAVETLNQVNLIAAEDTRHSKYLLTHYQIATPTISLHEHNEQQRSDVLLQKLQAGESIALISDAGTPLINDPGYRLVTRVIEAGIQVVPIPGCSALIAALSAAGLASNRFAFEGFLPPKVFARQHTLQQFIHETRTLIFYESPKRIAATLQDCQQIFGPDRQATLARELTKIHETIKTAPLAVLTEWVTNDLNQQKGEIVLLIAGAPAAITADEQAMQQLLTLLLPEMSVKKAAAITAQWLSVSKNAAYQLALKLQQK, from the coding sequence GTGACAGACCCAACTCCGGGCATCTTATATATTGTTGCGACGCCGATTGGTAATCTGGCCGATATCAGTTTTCGGGCTGTTGAAACCCTTAATCAGGTGAACTTAATAGCCGCTGAAGATACGCGTCACAGTAAGTACTTGCTGACACATTATCAAATTGCCACGCCAACCATTTCATTGCACGAACACAATGAGCAGCAGCGTAGTGATGTCTTGCTGCAAAAATTGCAGGCTGGTGAGTCGATTGCCTTGATTTCAGATGCGGGTACGCCGTTGATCAACGATCCTGGTTATCGTTTAGTGACACGCGTTATTGAGGCCGGTATTCAAGTCGTGCCAATTCCGGGCTGTAGTGCGCTTATCGCAGCGTTGTCCGCGGCTGGTCTGGCATCAAATAGATTTGCTTTTGAGGGGTTTCTCCCCCCCAAAGTCTTCGCACGGCAACACACGCTTCAGCAATTTATTCATGAAACACGAACCCTGATTTTTTACGAAAGCCCAAAACGCATTGCGGCAACGCTGCAAGATTGTCAGCAGATATTTGGTCCGGATCGTCAAGCAACGCTGGCCCGGGAATTGACCAAGATTCACGAAACCATTAAAACCGCGCCGCTTGCAGTATTAACGGAGTGGGTTACGAATGACCTGAATCAGCAAAAAGGCGAAATTGTTTTGTTGATTGCCGGTGCTCCCGCTGCAATCACAGCTGATGAACAAGCCATGCAACAATTATTGACGCTGTTGTTGCCCGAAATGTCGGTTAAAAAAGCCGCAGCCATTACGGCGCAATGGCTATCAGTAAGTAAAAATGCGGCTTACCAGTTAGCATTGAAACTTCAGCAGAAATAA